TGGAAGTTGCTTATCGACGAAATAATAACGAGTATTGTGGAATGcacaaacatttatatacaaTCAATTGCAGGCAATTTCCAAAGAAAAAGAGATGCTCGTGAGACAAATATGACGGAAATAAGAGCATTTATTGGCCTTCTATATTTAGCGGGAATTCACAAATCCTCACATGTAAATGTCCGTGATATTTGGAATACCGATGGCACAGGGCTTGAAATTTTTCATCGGACTATGTCATATAATCGCTTTTTATTCCTAATGAGATGTATAAGATTCAATGATATTACTGATCGTTCTTCAAGAAGAGCACAGGATAAATTGGCTCCCATAcgatctatttttgaaaaatttgttgcaaACTGCCAACATGTGTACAGTCTCGGGGAGTTTGTCACTATAGATGAAAAGTTAGAACCCTTTAGAGGTAAATGTTCCCTTCGTCAGTATATTCCAAGTAAACCTGCCAAGtatggaattaaaatattcgCTTTGGTTGTTTCTAGGACATTTTATACTTGGAATCTTGAAATTTATGCAGGGGCTCAACCAGAAGGTCCATATAAAGTAGAAAATACTCCCGATAAAATTGTCAGGAGGTTATTGGAACCGATTTACAACTCTGGACGCAATCTCGCAGTTGACAATTGGTATACTAGTTATTCATTAGCAAAAGATCtccttcaaaagaaaattacatttgaaggaactgtcagaaaaaataaaagagaactaCCAGAAGAATTCATTTCTGGGAAGAAACGAGAAGTGTATTCCTCTTTATTTGGATTTCAGTAGAATGCGACTCTGGTATCCTACGtaccgaaaaaaaataaatgtgtggtACTTTTGTCTACCATGCACAATAATGGTGCAATTGATGTTTCAACTGCAGAAGCcagaaataataacattttacaatCTGACGAAGGGAGCTGTAGATGTAGTTGATGAAATGTCAGCTACTTATTCCACTGCAAGAATTAGTAATAGATGGCCGATGAcagtatttttcagtattttgaaATCACCACTGCTCCAATACAAAAAAaggagtttatttttgaaagatctGGCGTTAGAGCTTCTGAAGGAGCATGTAGAAAAAAGAAGTTTGCAGCCGACGCTTCCACGCTAATTGCGTGAAAAAATAGATAGCGGCCgcaatgaaaattatgaagcaCCACCggctaaaaaacaaaaatgttcaaGAAAAAGGTGTCATATCTGCCCCAGCAAAATTGACAGAAAATCGCAAATTTCTTGTactaaatgttcaaaaaatgtatGCGGAGAGCATAGCAGTGTCATTTGCAGAATATGCCAGTAATATGTAAGTTTCGTTACAATTAtagtaaatgtaataaacattatttaattggaaaaatagttcataattttttaattgttcaaaatttaatattaattgcatgtatagcttaaaaaaagtttttcaaaattttattgtaaatataccattaaacttttttaaacttgctgttttaaaaaatattttatttcttatttacccATATATAATTCTAAGTTGAAAACACAAATCTTTTATGCTCAGCGAATTGATTTTACCGTTTTCTTAAGCAAAAATCCGCTCCGGGCCTAAGAAGCCCGTCGCGCGCTCTCGTGTGACGATAAGTAGCGCGAGTTCTCCCGGgttaataaaaatgcacttGTCTATTTGCCTAAAAATTTCTATacccctttaaaaaataaatgaaaataatagaaactcaaaatttaattctcgAGCATatgatatctttaaaatttcaataatggtacgtatttttatgctaaatcAGATTTGCCAACCTCACCAAAATAAAAAGCAGGGCATTTTTTTTATCGCAACCGCGGCATAGCGCAAgagatataaatttcattatgaatAGTATATTGAGACAAATTTGATAACTTATAGGTGccaatcaaaattttctcattattattcatatttcataaaataataatcataaaaaatattcataaaataataatcattcacaaaaattatgcataaaattatttctcaatgtTTATTTGTTCTTTCAATTTGTGTTTCATTGTATTTTCAATGTACAATTCAATCtgcaacataaatttatttaatatgaattacaACACATAActcattaataaaacataatttagcaTCAATATTCAGAGCCCTTTATTGTTTAAGAGAATTAAAAGTGCAAGATTTTgtcttttacaaaaatgtatcagaaaattttagttcaaaacaaaCTCTCATGCTTGACTTTATAGTCAATAAGTTCTCCAAATGTTCACTTGATAACTGAGAGCGAAACTGGGTTTGCGTCTTTGTAACAAGACTAAAAACCCGTTCGCAGCTTGCATTGCTATGTGGCAACGTGAAAAGTGAAAGGATAAATTTacgtaataaatatattttttgtttgagcAATTGGCCACTTTTGCCCACTTAGCATCCATTCTACTTTCAGCATGTACATCAATGGGCAAATCTTCTAGCTGAAGAGAAAAGAACTGAATCTCCAGTTCATCAAAGAGAGCatctgaattttcaaaatttaaaatctttgagAAGACAGGAAATCTGTTACAGAAAAATcttatacagtagagaacccattatccgggatgctcgggaccatcgctatcccggatatctgaatttcccggttttctggatcgaccaaaaagtgtcgttaatcgatgttttatcgaacccgaagtacaaggaaaaagtgtaatgcataaagtaagagaaaaaataaaggtactcctaactttaaaaagaaaaaaaaatggtagaaatataacatttaaaggaacaaaaaaatttgcaagttcagacaagaaaatcaagtttaaaaaatacaaaattctcatatttattttttaaaaataattacaattcctaaattaaataatataaacaaaaccaatgattaaataatgcaatatatttcatacctaattatacgggggaaacgataaaataaaaggaaaacttattaatctaaataaaaacacttgaaaattatcgaaccgaaacgatagttaaaaaaggcactagcataaatattaaaacccgaAACAAGGTAAGATcaacggaattaaaaaaaaaaataaaaaaaactaatgataaaatttatgaattaaaagaattaatttagtGCGAAATTTAtcgcgaaaagaaaaaaaatcaaacgtagtggaatcagaaaaacagaactgcaatctgcttcataaaataatcctatgtttaaaataataaacaattctccttttattttatttttttgttgataaaaacaagATTGTTAATTACAGCAGATGTGATTCCACACCAAGAAAAACTTGTAATTGATACCGCACTtccaaagaataagaatttattcaaaagaaaaagattttccttttattagtcgatgtcaaataaatatatttttctcttttctttttctgttcactgatatgcaTGCAATGCATTTTCTCCACCCCCCTCGTAAATCAAGCAGAAAACGAAATCAGCATGCCACACCCTTGAGTTTGATTGACGgcctaaaggaaaaaataaaacattcctccCTTCCCTGCCTTCAAGGTCACGGAGGAAATGACGTTTCTCTGGGTAAACGGGGGAAAAAATCTTCCCCTTCCTTacattttcctctactcaacttcaaggatgagtccaatttccgctttttttcgttctagtttaaaatcgttctagtttaaaatggcgggaaattcgagcaaaatttttcccagttatctggataccggataaatggttctctactgtattagAAAATGAAGCATTTTCAATCTCATTCAAATTTAACACTTCAGCATTTATAAGTATGTCATCTTTGAATGGAAATTTACGATCATATAATCACAAACTGTTGTGAAATGATTCCTAACTGATTGGAAAAGTTCGTTTTTTCTCTCTAACTTTAAAGTCACAACATTTTAACTGCTGAAGGAGTGACAAAgtgaatcataaaattttttaaagttgactATAAAAGATCGTGAAGTGCATGTATCTGAGGAGAACTTGACTGAAGTTGGACATTGGGTTCTTCAAATATAGGTAAACAATGTGCTTAGAAATAGCAATAAGACTTATACAAATctaataaaaacatgaatattCTTTCCTCTCTGGATAAAACACTCTTAGATAGTGTATCATTGAAGTCTTTGcttaatttaaacttctttaagTTGGATGAGTTTAACTCACAGTTATTGGTTCTCTTTTTAGCACCAGTAGCTACTAAAACTTTTGAGGTACCAGCCTCAGAATTATCCTTTTTTGGAAATTCGGAATCTTTTAATGCACTGCATTTTCCGTGCTCAGTTTTCAGTTCTTCTTTGAAGAAGGATAGCAGTGGCTCCCATTGCTCTAGTAGTTTATTTAAAGATCAGCCTAGAGAGAGCCATTTGGTTGACACATGTTTAAACAATTTCCTAACTTCAGTGTcatgcaatttttgaaattgtttcaacttctcttttcttttagagtttttgtctaaaaaaaaagaaaatgtcaatTATATACTCCTCTATGGATAAAGGGAGCACAGTTGCCCTTTTTCCGCAGGAAGGTTGAGCAAGGGCAGCCAATGACACATAAATTaggaattttagtttttaatatccCAGCAACCCCTGATTTCTTACCAATCATCAGCCCCTAAAGCTAGGCAATTGTTGACATCAATATTACATTCACTCAGAGCAGTCAATATCAGATTTGCTATATTGACTCCAGTGCCTTCTGATGATAACACTGGTGAACACAATAGTGAAGTCTCTACGCGCAATAACTCTTCATTATAATAGGTAACACAAATAGGATAATTTGCAGTCAGTTTTGTTACTGCCATCCGTAGCTATTAAAAAGGGACTTCTCCTAAGTATCTCAACAATACTTTCCTTATCTGATTTTGCCATCTCTTTCACTATTACTGAAGTTTTAATACTCGCACATCCATATTTTCGTGCAATTTCACTATCAGGAAACATCCATCTAAATAACGGTCCAGCATGATCAGAGGCATTGATGGCGATGTTTTGCTCAATGAGATACGATGTAAATAATGCTTCGGCACAGATAACACTTTGGTCGTTGTTAACTTTaagatcaatttttttgttactcaaAAGAATATTTGAGTTACATTGATGTTTATCTGTTtgaatatgtttcaaaatatcaccTTTCCCACAATGCAAAATCGAGAAGTCACATGCACACGTTGAACAAAGCGCATAACTTTCACCTTTTCTTGAGGATTGAATGAATGGAAATTGTTCTATGTAGCTCTTACTAAACGTTGTTCGTTTGTTTGCCGACATTCTCTTAATAaacaatatcaattaaaaaactaattacttgaGAAATGCGCGGtgttaaattataaacacaaaGAATTGCTATGCGATTCGAGTAgaagttaaagtattttttctccGATAAGACACGTCACGCGTCACACCCAGACATTACCTATTATAAATGtgaggtatttttaaattttcaattcataacGAATTGAACTCTGAAGCtgagaatctcttgcaaaatgtAGCAGAGTTGCACACGAGAGGGCAAAACTCCTTCCCACTGCAcagtgggccagaagaccatgatctttagccaaaagtcaaaattaagttttcaactaaaatatgtgtaggcagttttaatatcgcccaaattaagtattcataatcattccaaacattataatttactttttggaccgacaagagtacaatgtagtgaaaaatatgttaaaaatattttttctaaatttaacttttaaatttatatttcagaaatatataggggaatttcaccttactgttgcatttttatgagtaattagtctaaaattatagtacaatttttcaatttgttggattagttaatactcttgacaaacttatagtttatatcttatcatttgacattttacaatgttccACAAGGTAATAagctaaacttttatttgttgcCTTCTTTGCCGTTTCTTCTTctgaaaaaacctgccccattttgcccataTTGCAGAGGTGAGCtgaatataccgaaaaacaaaaattatgttttttttcttcatgttttcgcgttattttgtaattagttcgcgttattttataatattacttcagaaaaattatttgcttttcatttttaatataaaattacgaaaattattatattttcactgctatatttaattatttaaacgtactatattattttattttttgctcgccatatttcagctgccattgttttttttttcatggaaattttagtgtaattcaaaatttcaactataaattcaatttacctgcacataaaaaactccaaattttgaaacaaatcttATAGAAATACAAActttggccacgaaaccttggatgctggcccactgtgcacTGAATCTAGCTCAGAATACGCACATGCAGATCTGCAAGtgtttcatcaaacatgtaaaacgaatggtgTTTTCATAACCGACGGCACCCCAATATAAACTGGGgctgaattaattgtgaaaacattgaatagtaCACTGCCATTTTGCAGAATTCATGGCAAAAATAAACATGGTAAAGAAAgaatctcattttggaaaagggaaaataaagcactttttaaaaacaccctataaaaaaagcacctttaagggcttttaaaaaaacgaaaataagcacctttaaactctttttaaaaatgctacgcaccctgtgtGATGATCTCAATAGCAATATTTCAaggaaactttgaaaataaaatatgtttctcagAGAACTTACAGCACGGggcagaaaaaaattcctttctaaGTAGTTCCATAGTTTATCACATAGTTTAAGGCATTTTGAGAAGTGGTGAATtttcattgagaaaaaatttgctgtttCAAGTCAcacacacatcaaaaataattccacaGATGTTCTCTCATCATTCCATAAATGTACgcacaatattttttcagaataaataaattatattaatgtttttttcttcttcttttaaatccttgtgcataaaatttcagataaaaatttttttttttacatttctttccttttgaGCAAGGTAGATTCAGACTTTGAAAGGTTAACTTAGttgttcttttatatatatggttatttaaaatgaatttgaatagCTTTTATCTGAGAAATTTTTCTGTCTAAAAATGGATAAGTGttagaaattgaaatgaatCAAGTCTTCCCCCCacagtatttactaaaaaggaataataataagattttaaatccttccattaaatatctttttaacaaGCTCAAAAACAATCagcatttgaaaaagaaagttagATTCAGTTTTCTTTCGGTTTTTTATTCCAGTctgaccaaaaaaaattttcttttgcgcataaaataagagaaagagaattttgtgagaataaagcaaattatttattgccTTTCATTAATACAGAACTCGATGAGACAGCTTTCTCATCTTATGCCTTATTAAATGTAGTAACAAACTTTATGCTGTTCTTGATTTGAGTTTTTCAGTGGTATCTTTGagtcaaatttcaagaaactcAATTCAATGAACAAGATCAAAGATTCcacttattttctaaattttacttatgAAAGTTAGATTATAAGGGTGAAAATTCAAGGGtaagtttactttatttatataaaatcaaatactacaatgaaaatttacattataatttaaaatattatgcaaaaattttaaatttaaaacatacaaaatttcacaaatttttatagtctgattagttttataaaaaaaactttaatcataaaaattttgcatttatgatTTAGGAGCAAGAGAGAATTCAGTCATTTACAgtacggaagaaaaaaaaattggaaagcaAAGCCTTAGAGGTTTAAACCCTCTACTAGTtgagttttttaaacattgatgtGCCTTGGTCATCAAAACTTTcgggaaataaatttataacaaaagaatcaaacatattttactgtcaagaaaaaaaatcttaaaaatcataaaaagtggcagttaaataactgaaaaaatgtaATCACATATGCAAGtattttttcccaataaatTCTACACAGCTCCCCGTAGATtcacaaattaagtttttactctgatttttaaacacaaaataattgaCTTATAGTGtctttataatgtaatttatttgatacattagtgcctttttctattttagtgtatttttaatCCCAGAAGAGTTGACactatattagtttttatttttggattttgttattcttatgtatgttctctttaaaatttttgccatcaatttttttttaatcagaaaaaagtatattcagtttagatttatttattttttttgtctctgaaattagttctttttttgaTCACAAGATgctgaatacatttttattcttagtttaCTTGGATCTTAAAAGAGGCTCATTTTAACTACAAAAGTCTCATGATGTTTAGTTTTTTAgcgacaaaattaaataaaatatttatatatgaaattttacaaaaaatatttagtatggAAAGCAAAGTTTTTTCACAAAGAAATAATgggaattttcataaaattctaaacACAGTAAActactaataaaaagaaaagattctggatttaaaaaacaaaaaaaaacttgcatataaagtaattttaagaaatagatcTCAAATGaaaataggtaattaaataatagcaCAGCTACCAAAAAGACAACGAAAAGCTTATGAGCACCTAAAATTAgccaaataatcaaaataacaaatatctATCAGCCAAGTCAAAGATTCTAATTTAGTCAAAGCTCAAATTCACACTTCTTTTCCAACAAAAgggtcaaataaaaaaaggagattGAAGAAATGACAGTCAAGCAAGTTCCGGGGAAGGAAAATGCTGGTACAACTGCTGATTCATTACGAGAGAGTTTTTTGAAACGCACATATGCTGTGCCAGCCGTAAGCGAAGGATTAAAAAGATCAGACTAATCCCGATTTGAATATCAATACAAAATTcaactcattattttaaatggaactaaaatgaaaatgtaagatGGCTAACtgctaataaaaaagaaataaattattctgctGGTCACGTGGCTGtttttttacacagaaaaaGGGGTTTTCTGACGTAATTTCTGACAGTGTAAGcaaacgtgaaaaaaaaaactttgttcaaAAGCGGTACTCTGAAAAATAAGGCAGTAGGAATGTTTGCCAAACTATAGTGTAcgttttatttagaataaagttcaatttcaaacttaaaagaaaattttataaaactaaaaatacaaattatcaaaaagcaGTCTTTGAACTAATGCAGATGCAATAAAACTTGTATTAAatagggatgagagtagtcagaaaataaaaaagaggaaatccaaaaattaatatatatatatatatatatatatagagagagagagagagagagagagagagagaaaatatgAATCCCtatatgaggcttttaaataaagtgaactctatatcgaatttaaaaaatgcgaaaatacaaatcatgatgagTGATTTTTAGAttgcgtaaatacgaatcacgatgcataattttttaatcacggGAATACGAATcccaatgtctaatttttaaagcacataTAAAaccgatgtttgatattacaaccacAAAAACGAATGAAGccattggattttaagctcgcATGAATACAAATCGCTACATAAGGTTTTAAAAGCgtgtaaatacaaatcacgatattggatttttaattctcataaataagaatcgcaatgtacgatatttaaattgcctgaataagaatcgcaacgttaaacttttaaatcaggtaaatacgaaaatcgatgtttgataataaaatcgcgattttaaaaaatgaataaatatgaaacgccatattggatttttaaatctcgtaaataagaatcacaatgcgcaacttttaaatcaggtaaatatgaaaatcgatgattgatattaaaatcgcattaataagaatcgagatatttgTGGAGCCTGGACATGGGATTTCTGAAGggcttgtttgtattgtttttgtttagacataaaaaatagaaatttacaagattaattgaataagcaaataaatattttctcaaaaaatccatctcaattttttttctcgtttgcTTTCACGCCAGAAAACAGGAAGCAGCGACgtctgaattacgaaaatacgagctatccaGCGGGCggataaaaatacagaaaatctTTTCTGTGCATAAAAGCGGAGAAAATAgttacaataagtaaaaatgcaaaaggGTTATCAGCTaggaattttctgtttatctttgaaaatcgtaaataaatataattactttatttcaacaactgattttttttaaaaaagcgggatacttaaaaaaaacgaaacttttagagaactggaattttgataaaaaggctgaaactAGAgagacaaaagcaaaaaaaagcggaaaaatctcatccctgtagaaaggtcaaccagttttatcccaaggaaatgatttttagaaacttGAGAGTGAGGAATGAGgatttcaatacttttgctccgaggaaaattaaattcctcataaaatattttaacttgtgcaaaaaaaaaaaatttagtggaaATTAGAGAGAAAAATGGACAAatctgaaaggaaaaaaaatggaaatccACAAATCcgaggaagaaaaaagaaagaaaaaaacaataatatcaaCCAAAAGAATACATACCTTGCATGCTAATGCTCGAATAGCATCAGCATCAGTAAGAGGTGTTTTTGTTGAGAGCAAATTAATCAAAGTCATTATACCATTTTTAATGCGAACATTTTCACACAACTTAGATAAAAGCTCTTCCACCTTTTTGGTACGCCTCTCTGTTTCATTctgtaaaacatttataatgacttgacaaatcaaaatttataaaataatatatattattaaatatattattatatattatttattaaaccagtTGAGTCAAAGATACTACCTCAATTTTTGTGCATACACagtttataattgtttgcagGGCAGATTTTTGTATTTCTGCAACAGGTAATAGTTCCCCTTCAGCGGCAGCAAGAAGAACActgttaagaaagaaaaaaaacttttagtggAAAAATTGAGTTTACATATTATGGAACATTTAGATAACGATAACAGATATATTAAGTGATCAAATGTAATTAGagatagaaaaatagtttttcatcgTTGCATTGAAGACACAATCTGTTGAACGAATAACAAGAGAAAACTTTCAGTGGCTTAGAACTACATGATTAAATACAggaaagcagaatttttttaaatacgttcATCATTTGCTCTCTCGAGCATGAGAAGTCTTGCAGTCAGACATAACAAAGAAATATCTCCAGGGGAGAAGAGCGTCTTGAAACTATAAGAATTACGGGTCTCCTGGAGGGCAGAGCAGTTCCATAGATGCCCGCCATTCATATGGGCCCTATTTCCACTGAGTACAGTTAGGAGAGTAAGAAAGACCAACACGGTGCAAGTGCGCCTGTAAGTGATCGTGCCCCGTCACCAATCGGAAAGAAGAAACACTGATAGCCTTAGGGAGATCTTTCGGAAGACAGGATGCCAGAAGGCTCTCCCAAGGTTTTCCAGAAACTTGCTCTCTGTTGGAAGAAACCTGGAGACTTCAAAGCTTCAGTTTCACAATTTGTTTAACATTTCTCAAATTTGTGGGCGACACAGGAGGCTCCAATAGAGATGCCTCTTTGGCAAGGGAAAGCAGAATTATATATTCCCAGTGTATAAGTCATCTTTATAAGCccaaaaagttcataaaaatcaGGACGCTGGTAATAAAGCCTGACATACACTGGTAATAAAGCCTGACAAGACATTGATGCAGTATAAACAATGAGGTAGAAATTAATTACTCTAAGTCTATTTTAAGTAGAATGTCATATTATCAAAATCACAAAATTcatcattttgtttgtttcaaagAACAATGGTATGTTTCTTTCTCTGAAGTAAAGATAGTAGAAGAGAACTTGAGAGATAGATAAGATATGCtaatttgttttctattgtttttttctatttttgcctGAGTATTGGGTTATGTTCAGGGTTGCCTTTCTATAAAAACAAtactgaacatattttttatgaatttaatatgtAACAAAAAGTCTCTgtatatgaaaaaagttttaatactttttttaaaagttttaatacttGCTTATACAAAGAGGATTTTCTTTGTTACCAATATCATATAGTTTCCAACTTTGGTACTTTCTACCAACACAAAATCTCAATCAAAAAACTTT
This region of Parasteatoda tepidariorum isolate YZ-2023 chromosome X1, CAS_Ptep_4.0, whole genome shotgun sequence genomic DNA includes:
- the LOC122270748 gene encoding piggyBac transposable element-derived protein 4; amino-acid sequence: MTEIRAFIGLLYLAGIHKSSHVNVRDIWNTDGTGLEIFHRTMSYNRFLFLMRCIRFNDITDRSSRRAQDKLAPIRSIFEKFVANCQHVYSLGEFVTIDEKLEPFRGKCSLRQYIPSKPAKYGIKIFALVVSRTFYTWNLEIYAGAQPEGPYKVENTPDKIVRRLLEPIYNSGRNLAVDNWYTSYSLAKDLLQKKITFEGTVRKNKRELPEEFISGKKREVYSSLFGFQAVNIRFAILTPVPSDDNTGEHNSERERERERERENMNPYMRLLNKVNSISNLKNAKIQIMMSDF